The DNA window ACGTTCCTGTATTTTGGCTACACGGCCATTATGGTATTTCTGTTCTTCTTGCTGACCGGCTCCATTGGTTTCTTCGCTTGCTTTTGGTTCATACGCAAGATCTATAGTGTGGTAAAGGTGGATTAAACAACATAATTCAAGAATAAGCTCGTGCGaatgtatttttgtatgtgtAGCCACAAATTTACACTTAAGCCtaatgtgtgtgtgatttCTGCGCTGTGCGCCCGGCACAGACAGTTTTCGGTTTACTATAATTACGATTGATATGTGTATAATAACATATGTTTGTATCAGGCAAAAAAACAGTGGAGTAACGAAGCGCGCAATAATTTTTAAGCAGTAAACAGCAAACGAGTTGGAGTTAAAATGACTTGAACCATCTTTTGTATAGCTCTTCGTTCTGTTAATCTTTAGGCGTAAAGTTTAGCATTCTCCATTTCCCAGCTCTAGGAAcgattccaaaaaaaaaaaaagttattaaaaaaactaaaagcccTTTAAAAAGTACTGAGCTGCAAAACGAAGTACTTTAAACCCCTTTCTTTACTTGTAATATCAAAGCCTATAAACTGTAATTAGTGGCTCGTCTTAGCCGTTATTCGAGCAGGATTGAATTCAcgtgtaatatttttaatactttagtttaaactatttaaatctAACTTGCGACTAAAGAATAAACAAAACTATAAATTACGAACCGGGCCCTCTGGGACTAACTTTTTACTGTCAACAGAACCAGCTCTTTCTTTCAACCCTAGACAAACTGACAATTGTCAGATGTTGTTTCTATGGCTTCCGCGAGCTGGGGCAACCTGGCAGTGCGAGTAAACATTTCCAGCTCAGAGCTTGTCTAGCGGCGCATCCATGTCAGATATATCGGACAACGATGGGGACGAGTACGATGAACTTTCGGAGCTGCGACAACGCCACAAGCCCGAGTCCCAGCCCTCAGTGGATGTGCGTATCTGTAAGACGCGGTCTTAGATCTCTCATAGACTTCCTGTTTGCTTTCCAGGAGGCCTTCGATCTGGATGACCTTCTGCCCACTATTGGCGAATTTGGCAAGTACCAGAAGCTCTTGGTTTTCGGAATTTGCCTGCCCGCCTGCATACCGTGCGGTTTTTGTGCCTTTAACCAGCTGTTTATGGCTGATACTCCGGATGACTATTGGTGTCGCATCCCAGAGCTACTTGACTTGCCCCTGGAGCAGCGAAAATCGCTATCCATACCCAGGGAACTGGTGAGTAATTGCAGCCATACGAGTGCTGCAGCTAAGGTAATCAAGTCAGCCCATTGATTGTGCGTTGCTTAAGGTGAAGGGTCTATACGAGGGTTGTTCGATGAGTGAGTCGATGTCTTATTGATTATACCCATAGTGTTTAAGCTAACCTATGCCTTttgttcatatttttaaataactgATGAGATAATTCTTTCAAGGATGATGGCGAACTGGTCTACAGCAAATGTTATACCTACGGAGTCAACTGGACGCAACTCCTTGAATCGGGGGAAGAGAATGACCTGACAAGCATGGAACCGAATACCAGTTGGCCACTGATCAAGTGCAGAGAGGGATGGGAGTACAACACAAGCGTCGTGTGGTCCTCTATTGTGATTGATGTGCGCACTCCCAGAACATCAAGCCTTCATTTGAAACGACAATGTCATTTATGTAGGAGACGCTCGAATCATTTCCCAAGCATCTGTACTTACTTTAGCCAGGAGTATAGCATGGCCATACTTAAAACCACAAAATCCTTAATTTTCAGTTCGATTTAGTGTGCGATCAGGATATTTATCCTACGATTGGATTGGCTGCCCTTAATACTGGCGGTCCCGTGGGAGTCTATCTTTTCGGATTGCTCAACGATCGTGGTGGACGAAGACTTTCCTATTTCGTCTGTTTGGCCACTTTGCTGGCTGGGAGCTTATTGACTTCGCTAAGCAAGGATTTCTGGACTTGGGCCGGCAGTCGCGTCATCGTAGGACTGACCATTCCAGCTGTCTATCAGATACCTTTTATAATATGTGGGTATATGAATATTTAGTCCCGTTTTATGCTTTTAACTTTTCCGTTTCACTTTGCAGCCTTGGAACTGGTGGGTGAGAACTATCGATCCTTTGTGACTGTGATGACGTGTACCTTTTACACTTCGGGCATCATGCTCCTGTCTGTGGTCACCTATTTGGAGCGGGATTGGGTGCGCCTATCCTATATAACCTCACTGCCGTTTTACGCCTATTTTTTGTACTTGTTTGTCATGCCGGAATCACCGCGATGGCTTTTGATGCGTGGTCGTCTGGAGGAAGCACTCAAGATTCTGGAGCGCATGGCAAAGGTGAATGGTAGAGAATTTCCCGAGGCTGTGCATCTCAAGCTAGAGGCTCAGATTCGACGGGATAAGCTCaagaagcaaaagaaaaaaatggcTAATGTGGGGCTGGCGGATCTCTGTCGCACACCCAATATGCGTTTAAAGACCATCCTGATCACGCTGAGTTGGTTTGCCAATGAGACGGTTTATCTGGGACTCAGTTACTACGGACCTGCGTTGGGAACCAATCAGTATGTCAGCTTCTTCCTCTCGGCGGTTGTGGAGTTGCCAAGTTATTTGTGCTGCTGGTACTTCATGGATACCTGGGGCCGAAGATGGCCCTTGAGTTTATCAATGATATTGGGGTAGGTGTTTGACCCATCCTCTGGTAATTGTGTTTAATTCTAAATGATCCAATATTTTTCAGTGGCGTGGCTTGTGTGATTACTGTAATGTTGCCCGATGATGCCGTGGATGAGACCCTTGTGCTGTATCTAGTATCTAAGGCCTTGCTATCCGCTTCGTTCCTGATCATATATCCCTTTGCCGGGGAACTTTATCCCACTCAGGTTCGAGGAATCGGCATTGGTGCTTCCAGTTATATCGGAGGATTGGGTCTCATTGGCATACCTTTTATTACCTACTTGGGAAAGGACAATCTTAAACTGCCCTTGGTCATCATGGGCTTTCTTTCGATGCTGGGCGGCATGACTGGATTGCGGTTGCCGGAAACACTGCATCACCGATTGCCGCAGACCATCGAGGAGGGCGAAGAGTTCGGAAAGAACTGGCAGTTCAAAGATTGCTGTAGATGCGCTCAAAAGCCGTAAGCTTAATATGCATATGCTGATCAAGGCAGGTATAATTTGATATATCCTGTTTAATTTTTGAAGGGAGATTCTATCTCAACCCGCATCGTACGAAAACTTGGATGTCCTGGCTGGCTCCTCCACCAATGCTTCTGAGGTCGAACTAGAGCTGAGGGACAGTCGACGGGTTCGGGAGCCGGCTCCGCGGATTGACGAGCGTACACCCCTGGACACAGCGGCCAGTGGAAGTGGTCGACCTGTTCACCGGCCCTCGATGAAGCGATTGGTGCGTCAAATGAGCGTCATGGACACTCAGAGGACGCATGATGGCACCATGCAGTTGACACATTGGATATAAGAGTTTTAGTGAAGAAAGAGTAAAAGAGTAAAGAGTAAAAgagtaaaaaaataattgctTTCAAACTATTCATTAATCTAATGCGTAACTTTAAGAATTATCTATAAATTATAGAGCGACACGATTAAGACAAAGGGTCCTTTAAAagaaacatacaaaaatatttaatcaataaaaatgtacCATTTGGCAGCACAATGTTAGCAATTGCCTTGCATAAAATATAACGAAATGAATGTtgtaacattttaattacttaaCATGAAACAGCATATCTTAATTACATTAATTTTATAGTACTTCTGTGCATTCCGTAGTATTTTACTGTCAATTAGAAACATGTGCAAATCGTTCCATCATAATTCCACTCGTAATAAATTATATCTACAACAATTTCCCCGTTTTAATATCAGTTTTGCTTCCCTTTTCGTTAATTATAGGGCATTGCCATTATGCCTAAGTTGTTTACTTTTGCAAAAAACTATGTGAATTACAAAAGCTtcgaaactaaaaaaaatgcatcAAACATATCcggtaaaaataaataaataaataagtacgTATAGCGACTGGTACTTGCGCGACTTCTCAAAtcaatttatgcatttattcaggcaattatgcaattaattgttgtcaaacaaacagaaaactgGCTCATGCAGTGAATAATAGAGGAATGCGCAAAATGGCTCCCAACTGCTGGCGGTATCTGTCATCCGTAGGAAGTTTCTGGACCCGTGGGACTTTGTCATGCTGGAGATTAATATTATGACTCCAAGGAGATATTGCAAAACCACAATGTACTTTCTTAACATATCTACTTTAGTGTACTttattaaaagcatttaataCAAATGTACCAAGGTTTTGTAAAACTGCTCCTCTTTTAACCACAAAAATctacaaaattgaaaacaaaataccTGTAGAAGCAAATAATGCTTCCAAATTATACAGTTGACGTTCCAAACTAATCGTAATCTGTTATAAGTTATATGTTGGTCCTTCTGCCttttacatatgtacttcTTAGTATAGTAGTATATCCTTTTcattctacgagtaacgggtcTAAAAAGGTTTCCGGGAACACTTAGTTATAAAGGTGGAAGctgatttccttttttttcccatCAAAACATCTAGACAGTGTCAAAAATGAATTAATCCAAATTTTCGTACAaacaaataatcaaaaaaatgCCCAAACCAAAAACGCAATCGAGATTAGTGAAGTCTCCATCTCCAGTTCGCTCTATACGTCCTGTTCGGGTTAAAAAAAGTGATTCTTCGCCATCGCCGCCATGCAGGACAAGTCTGCTAGATCTGCCGGAGGACATTATCAGACTGGTTCTCGAGTTTCTGCCCAAGATGACCGATAAGGTTCTGCTGGCATGTGTGGCGCCCAAGTTCCGAATGGCCTTCGAGGGCTGGGCGAGAGTGCAACGAAATGTATTGGATATGGACAGCCTGGAGACGGTGCCTCTGCCGCAATTGATCAGGTTCTTTAAGGTGGCGGGGCCTTTTATCAGAGTCCTTCAAGTGGACTGTGCGTCCTTCCAAAAGGAATCCCTTCTGGTGGAGTTCGTAAAGGAATACTGCCCCAATCTGGAGGAGATCGGTTACACGAATGCCACCGACGAGTTTCACTACCGATCGATTATGTCCAAAATGACGCATTTGAAACGGGTTACTATTGAGTGTTTGGACGCAGAGGATGTGCTCAACTTTGATCTGCAGCCTAACCAGGAGCTTGAGTTTTTTGAACTGGTTAATGGTTGCTATACAGGTAGGTGTAGGTATGCGTTTTATTTCGGGTCTATTTCGGGTAACTTTACTTTTAGAATACCTTTTCTAACTTTATTTTCTCAACAGGCAAAAATCTCTGCGGGTTTCCCAATCTTAAAactttggtccttcgagaCTGTCTGTTATGGAACTCGCTGGAGTTTGGAATACCCCTTAAGTCGTTGAACACTCTAGATCTCGACGACTGTTGCTTTGAGGTTATGAATGAAAGTTTGTACCAGAAAATAGCCGAGAGTTGCTCGAACTTGGTGGAACTCTTCTTCTCCGGCTGCGATACCAACTTCGAGGTAATTGCCCACCTGCCCAAGCTGGAGCGCTGTACTTTGAAGACCTGGATGACCTCCAACGAGCTGAATATTGGCTTCCTTACCGTATTGGCAGAAAAACGAGGAAACAAACTGACCCATTTGCACCTATCGGGTCAGTTTCAGATCACCAATGAGCACGCCAGATGTTTGGGACAGTTGAGTAGCCTCACGGATCTGCGGTTCAGCAACAACGATATCCTGGATGATGATCACTTCAAGTTCTTCAACGAGCTCATCCAGCTTGAGCGATTCGGGCTGACTTCGTGTGGTCGGGTGATGGACATCGGAATGATGAGAATGCTGCGAAAGTGTCTTCAGTTGAAAGTGATTGATTTGAACGACTGCGAGCAGATCACCGACGAGTTTGTGATCAACGCCATTGGATTCTGCTCCAAGGGATCAGGTCGTGATGTTTTGCTTAACGTACAGGGAACCAAGATCAGGCAGACTATATTGACGGTGGGAAAATAGTAAAACTGGGCAAGAAATTGTATAGATATATtgattctatttattttttgcagcATCCGGACTACGTAGATTCCTTGAATCGTGTAAAGGttaactttaattaaaacgaCAAGGATGGGAAAACAATTTGGTAAGGCACATGTAACATTTCTTAAAATCATTTTACCAAGTTCTGGGCTGCAAAAGAAATGTTTCTTATGAAATATCTAAAATTATTTCTCTAAGTAATAGCCAATCCAGAAGAGTGTGAGTGTTTTGTGAATATATTTCCTATAAGGAACCCTAGCTTAGATTTCTGGATTAGGAAACAGCCTATTGTAAGAGCACTTTCAATTAAACTCCTACCCATAAGTGGACCATTCGATGCCCTTGTACCGCAGATTCCTAAGACAATAGGATCCTCACTGGACTGAGTCATGGTCCAGAGGCTGCAATAAGGAAGTGGACGATCGAAATTTATGATCATGCTCACACTGTGCTCCATTAGCACGCCAATAACTGCGGACAAGCgtgtgtgctgctgctgcactttggGCCTTTGGCTGTAATACGAGTAACAAAGCTTGCCCGTCAAACGGCTAGCAAGCCaaacgaataaaaacaaaatcaaacaataCGATATTCGATACAGTTCTGAATCCgcgattcaattcgattcaattcgattcgagCGATCGATCGCCGGCCATAAATTTCGTATTCAATTGCTGCTCTATTGGAACTGAACTTTGTTGCTTCGGCTGCTGATGATGTCTGTGTTAGCAGCAGGAAGCTAAAAAACCGCTCAGATCAGCGGCCAGTTGGTTACACttggaaaaaagaaatttttagaAATAACTCACATGTATTATTATATAGCAGGCTAAGTCGTGTGAACTTAAACTCTATTTCGATCTAAATCATCAGTGGAATCAATTAAATCTTAAGCAAAACATTTGGTCTTTTGGTTATTTAACTGATCATTTCTTTTCCTTGTTGCCTTCTTTGTGagatatgatatgatatagCATAtcattttcccgttttttcAAGAGTTTTATTAACATACACTATTAATTGCAGTGCAGATCGTAGAGCGAACTCACCTGTGGATACTCCACTGGTTAGTCATCGATATGTTTTGATAGTTTTGTGTGTTATTTGTTTCAGACTGACCTCGAGTGGCTCCTTAAATGGCCGTCGGCTGCGATCGCTGACTCTCCGATCGAGGGGGCTAAAGGGGGCTTCTGGGGGTTCTGGGGGCCAGGGGCGCCCCGACAAATGCCTTGACATGTTCAGGTGTCTGCCATGCTCGGGTATCTGACTAATTAGTGTACTTTAACTAGACCAGCAGAGCAGCTCGCTGACATTTGGCCAGAAGTCGCGGAAACATCTTCGGCTCATCGGGACGAGAGTTTGCATGAGTGGGGCAAATTAAGCAGGGATATTTGGCTTACCCTGCCTTATTATGTCTGTATCTTATTATGTTTGTATGCACTACTATATACTCGAAGCGTGTCCAATCACGCCtgtgaattatttaaaaatatctgcTGGGTTGTCTTACTTCATAGGAGAGACAAGCCTTAAAATTGTTACCCTGATGCCATAGAAATTCgtgttgtcgttgtcgctCGGTGactttgttgctgtttcgcctgcttctgttgttgttgttgttcaggGGCCATGCGATTATGGGAAATGGCTTATGCTATCGCTTAGCACACCTCTCGATGGATCGATGGATGAACTTTTGGTATCGCCCAACGCCTGGGAAGAACCCAAAAAGGGGCGGAATCTGGGGGTTTTCATTTAAGCGAAGTGAGTGGAAGTAAAAGGCGGAGGGCTAAGCTCTGGGAAAGTGCAGCAAACAAATAGTTGAATGCTCATTCTTAACgttttttcttcaattttgtCAAATAACATTACTGACAATATGCTATATATTGGCATATGAAAAGTTGAGAAGGTATTCTATTTATAATGAATTTTTAAGTGCTTACAGCTAATATTTCATCGCAAGGATCTTAGGCGC is part of the Drosophila yakuba strain Tai18E2 chromosome 2R, Prin_Dyak_Tai18E2_2.1, whole genome shotgun sequence genome and encodes:
- the LOC6530322 gene encoding carcinine transporter; translation: MSDISDNDGDEYDELSELRQRHKPESQPSVDEAFDLDDLLPTIGEFGKYQKLLVFGICLPACIPCGFCAFNQLFMADTPDDYWCRIPELLDLPLEQRKSLSIPRELDDGELVYSKCYTYGVNWTQLLESGEENDLTSMEPNTSWPLIKCREGWEYNTSVVWSSIVIDFDLVCDQDIYPTIGLAALNTGGPVGVYLFGLLNDRGGRRLSYFVCLATLLAGSLLTSLSKDFWTWAGSRVIVGLTIPAVYQIPFIISLELVGENYRSFVTVMTCTFYTSGIMLLSVVTYLERDWVRLSYITSLPFYAYFLYLFVMPESPRWLLMRGRLEEALKILERMAKVNGREFPEAVHLKLEAQIRRDKLKKQKKKMANVGLADLCRTPNMRLKTILITLSWFANETVYLGLSYYGPALGTNQYVSFFLSAVVELPSYLCCWYFMDTWGRRWPLSLSMILGGVACVITVMLPDDAVDETLVLYLVSKALLSASFLIIYPFAGELYPTQVRGIGIGASSYIGGLGLIGIPFITYLGKDNLKLPLVIMGFLSMLGGMTGLRLPETLHHRLPQTIEEGEEFGKNWQFKDCCRCAQKPEILSQPASYENLDVLAGSSTNASEVELELRDSRRVREPAPRIDERTPLDTAASGSGRPVHRPSMKRLVRQMSVMDTQRTHDGTMQLTHWI
- the LOC6530323 gene encoding uncharacterized protein LOC6530323 yields the protein MPKPKTQSRLVKSPSPVRSIRPVRVKKSDSSPSPPCRTSLLDLPEDIIRLVLEFLPKMTDKVLLACVAPKFRMAFEGWARVQRNVLDMDSLETVPLPQLIRFFKVAGPFIRVLQVDCASFQKESLLVEFVKEYCPNLEEIGYTNATDEFHYRSIMSKMTHLKRVTIECLDAEDVLNFDLQPNQELEFFELVNGCYTGKNLCGFPNLKTLVLRDCLLWNSLEFGIPLKSLNTLDLDDCCFEVMNESLYQKIAESCSNLVELFFSGCDTNFEVIAHLPKLERCTLKTWMTSNELNIGFLTVLAEKRGNKLTHLHLSGQFQITNEHARCLGQLSSLTDLRFSNNDILDDDHFKFFNELIQLERFGLTSCGRVMDIGMMRMLRKCLQLKVIDLNDCEQITDEFVINAIGFCSKGSGRDVLLNVQGTKIRQTILTHPDYVDSLNRVKVNFN